The following are encoded together in the Bradymonas sediminis genome:
- a CDS encoding HTTM domain-containing protein, producing MITTTPKAWLGQMRERATESVDISSLAVFRMLFGVMTGIGAARFLANGWVEQFFVKPDFFFTYWGFGWVEPLSPAGMHAAFVALVVLSLMIIIGLFYRAAIISFFVLFTYVELIDVSNYLNHYYLVSLLALLLSFLPANAAWSVDALIRPSIRRAKTAAYHIWLLRFQIGVVYFYAGIAKTGSDWLVHGQPLNIWLSSRVDTPVIGPFLDLWWIALAMGWAGLLNDLLMPFLLSWKRSRPFAYAIIVVFHVVTGYFFRIGMFPLIMMVSATIFFGPGWPKRFVPERFWPTDAASSRRAHAGLRKVAMTLALGYCLLHVMMPLRAFAYPGNVLWNEQGMRWSWRVLVREKNGAVTFRVKVANRQKEYYVSPSRYLTSHQEREMSSQPDLILQLAHHIGDEYEQKGFEDVQVRVDAQVSLNGRAPRPMINPNFDLFQVRDGLAPAAWILPGPDQAPPRLGSRSRFNTISK from the coding sequence GTGATTACGACCACCCCAAAAGCCTGGCTTGGCCAGATGCGCGAGCGCGCGACCGAATCGGTCGACATCAGCTCGCTCGCGGTCTTCCGCATGCTCTTTGGGGTGATGACGGGCATCGGCGCCGCGCGCTTTTTGGCCAACGGGTGGGTCGAGCAATTCTTCGTCAAACCCGACTTCTTCTTTACCTATTGGGGCTTTGGCTGGGTCGAACCGCTCTCGCCGGCCGGCATGCACGCGGCGTTCGTGGCGCTGGTGGTGCTCTCGCTGATGATCATCATCGGCCTCTTCTACCGCGCCGCGATCATCAGCTTCTTTGTGCTCTTCACCTACGTCGAGCTCATCGACGTCTCGAATTACCTCAACCATTATTATCTGGTCAGCCTGCTCGCCCTGCTGCTGAGCTTCTTGCCGGCGAACGCCGCCTGGTCGGTCGACGCGCTTATCCGCCCGAGCATCCGCCGGGCAAAGACCGCGGCCTATCATATCTGGCTGCTGCGCTTTCAGATCGGCGTTGTCTACTTTTATGCGGGCATCGCCAAGACCGGCAGCGACTGGCTGGTGCACGGGCAGCCGCTCAATATCTGGCTGTCCTCGCGGGTCGACACCCCGGTGATCGGGCCGTTTCTGGACCTGTGGTGGATCGCGTTGGCGATGGGATGGGCGGGGCTCCTAAACGACCTGTTGATGCCGTTTTTGCTCTCCTGGAAAAGAAGCCGCCCCTTCGCCTACGCGATCATCGTCGTCTTCCACGTGGTGACCGGCTATTTCTTCCGCATCGGCATGTTCCCGCTTATCATGATGGTCAGCGCGACGATCTTCTTCGGGCCCGGCTGGCCCAAGCGCTTCGTGCCCGAGCGCTTCTGGCCCACCGACGCCGCGTCCTCCCGGCGCGCCCACGCAGGCCTGCGCAAGGTCGCGATGACCCTCGCGCTCGGCTATTGCCTGCTGCACGTCATGATGCCGCTTCGCGCCTTCGCCTACCCCGGCAATGTCCTATGGAATGAGCAGGGCATGCGTTGGTCCTGGCGCGTGCTGGTGCGCGAGAAAAACGGCGCCGTGACCTTTCGGGTAAAAGTGGCAAATCGCCAAAAAGAATATTATGTCTCCCCCTCGCGATACCTCACCTCCCACCAGGAGCGCGAGATGTCGAGCCAACCGGATCTGATCCTGCAACTGGCGCATCATATCGGCGACGAATACGAGCAGAAGGGCTTTGAGGATGTGCAGGTGCGCGTGGACGCGCAGGTCTCCCTTAACGGGCGTGCGCCCCGGCCCATGATTAACCCAAATTTCGACTTATTTCAGGTCCGCGACGGCCTCGCGCCCGCCGCATGGATCCTGCCGGGCCCCGACCAGGCGCCACCACGCCTCGGGTCTCGTTCACGATTTAATACAATTTCTAAGTAA